One genomic segment of Pristiophorus japonicus isolate sPriJap1 chromosome 8, sPriJap1.hap1, whole genome shotgun sequence includes these proteins:
- the LOC139269248 gene encoding neurofilament heavy polypeptide-like → MSYGLDTMLGTSSYRRVLGDSPRSVSRSAGSLASSGFYSQTWSRGPSTINSYKRVTPGLTASFGSQITTSTESLESGVINGDIRSRNEKEMLQTLNDRFATYIDKVRNLELQNKNLEAEAASLRQQQSGRSAIGELYEREIKDLRNVVVQISNDKAQLQLEQEHLEEDIQHIKQRVEDESRIREEVDASIRGLNKYIEDAGLLKADLDKKLQFLTDEASFMKANHDEEVRDLLNQIQGSQITLEVRDSLKSDITAALREIRAQMEGHAAKTTSQTDEVFKVKLERLNQAAKVNTDAIHAAQDEILEYRRHLQCKNIELETLKGTKESLERQRFEMEDRHSADISSYQEAAQQLESELRSTKWEMAAQLREYQDLLNVKMALDIEIAAYRKLLEGEESRFIGTSPYPYIEGYHKVPAVPNNIKAKSEEKAKPADKEKIAEEQMDEATEETEETEKAEEGKEEKEEADEQDEGAEAEEAAEEEAESAEDKGDQEIKSDEEAVKEDTTTEKAEEEDKAKSTVEEKAKETLEVEKEDVKDGKKEQPKEKEEDEPITEQKEPVKKVDEKETVEPKAKDKETEEKESPEKEPEAEETAKIEKEKEPEEPSKPESQSDEDEKKSESKAEPVDKGKEEVKPEPKMEEKKDTKPEPKVEEKTDLKPEPKVEEKKETKPEPKVEEKKETKPEPKVEEKKEAKPEPKVEEKKEAKPEPKVEEKKETKPEPKVEEKKEAKPEAKVEEKKETKPEPKVEEKKETKPEPKVEEKKEAKPEPKVEEKKETKPEPKVEEKKETKPEPKVEEKKETKPEPKVEEKKEAKSEPKVEEKKETKPEPKVEEKKETKPEPKVEEKKEAKPEPKVEEKKEAKPEPKVEEKKDTKPEPKDEPEENKSSSVPEPKPQEKIEKTEPSKEESQKSAKVEPAKPDPTTTEKEPEKTTEVKEKVTDQSKESKKETKDETTETVKKSEAKKSDPEPTKNQKEEAAEKEQISKESKKEKTSEVKDETQVKNDKEGKSEKSSSTKESKTTDKTKKAEE, encoded by the exons ATGAGTTACGGTCTGGATACAATGCTCGGCACCAGCTCTTACCGCAGGGTATTGGGGGACTCGCCCCGCTCTGTGTCCCGTTCTGCAGGCTCGCTGGCAAGCAGCGGCTTCTACTCACAGACATGGTCCCGCGGTCCCAGCACCATCAACTCCTACAAGCGGGTGACCCCGGGCCTGACAGCCAGCTTCGGCTCTCAGATCACAACCTCCACCGAGAGCCTGGAATCCGGGGTCATCAATGGGGACATCAGATCGCGCAACGAGAAGGAGATGCTGCAGACCCTCAACGATCGCTTCGCCACTTACATCGACAAAGTGAGGAACCTGGAGCTGCAGAACAAGAATCTGGAGGCAGAGGCTGCATCCTTAAGGCAGCAGCAATCCGGAAGATCGGCCATCGGAGAGCTGTACGAGAGAGAGATCAAAGATCTGCGCAATGTGGTGGTGCAGATCAGCAATGACAAGGCGCAGTTGCAGCTGGAGCAGGAACACTTGGAGGAGGATATCCAGCACATCAAACAGAGGGTCGAGGACGAGAGCAGGATAAGGGAAGAGGTGGACGCCAGCATCAGGGGTCTGAACAAATATATAGAGGATGCAGGCTTGCTGAAGGCAGACCTGGACAAGAAGCTCCAGTTTCTCACTGACGAGGCTTCTTTCATGAAGGCGAATCACGACGAAGAAGTTCGAGATTTGCTGAATCAGATCCAGGGCTCTCAGATAACTTTAGAAGTGAGGGATTCCCTCAAGTCCGATATCACGGCCGCTCTCCGGGAGATCCGGGCACAGATGGAAGGTCACGCAGCCAAGACCACCAGCCAGACCGATGAGGTGTTTAAAGTGAAGCTGGAAAGACTGAACCAAGCCGCCAAGGTCAACACGGACGCCATCCACGCAGCGCAGGATGAAATCCTAGAATATCGCAGACATCTGCAGTGCAAGAATATTGAGTTGGAGACCCTGAAAGGGACTAAAGAATCACTGGAAAGGCAAAGGTTTGAGATGGAGGACAGACACAGTGCAGACATTTCCAGCTACCAG GAAGCAGCTCAGCAACTTGAAAGCGAATTGAGGAGCACGAAATGGGAAATGGCTGCGCAACTCAGGGAGTACCAAGACTTACTCAACGTTAAAATGGCTTTGGACATTGAAATTGCGGCGTACAG GAAACTCCTGGAGGGTGAAGAATCAAGATTTATTGGGACAAGTCCCTATCCTTATATAGAAGGGTATCATAAAGTTCCTGCAGTACCAAACAATATTAAAGCCAAGTCTGAAGAAAAGGCCAAACCAGCTGACAAAGAAAAGATTGCAGAGGAACAAATGGATGAAGCAACGGAAGAAACGGAAGAGACAGAAAAGGCTGAAGAAggaaaggaagagaaggaagaagctGACGAGCAAGATGAAGGggcagaagctgaagaagcagcagaggaagaaGCTGAAAGTGCAGAGGACAAGGGTGACCAAGAAATTAAATCTGATGAAGAAGCTGTGAAAGAAGACACAacgactgaaaaagctgaagaagaAGATAAAGCAAAATCAACTGTAGAAGAGAAAGCCAAAGAAACACTAGAAGTAGAGAAAGAGGATGTGAAAGATGGTAAAAAGGAGCAACCAAAGGAAAAGGAAGAAGACGAACCTATCACAGAGCAAAAGGAACCAGTGAaaaaggtggatgaaaaagaaacAGTTGAACCTAAAGCAAAAGATAAGGAAACGGAGGAGAAAGAAAGCCCAGAAAAAGAGCCAGAGGCTGAAGAAACAGCAAAAATAGAAAAGGAGAAGGAGCCAGAGGAACCCTCCAAACCAGAATCTCAATCTGATGAGGATGAAAAGAAAAGTGAATCAAAAGCAGAACCCGTGGACAAAGGAAAGGAAGAGGTAAAACCAGAGCCCAAAATGGAAGAAAAGAAAGATACTAAACCAGAACCCAAAGTTGAAGAGAAGACCGACCTAAAACCAGAGCCCAAAGttgaagaaaagaaagaaacaAAACCAGAGCCCAAAGttgaagaaaagaaagaaacaAAACCAGAGCCCAAAGTTGAAGAGAAGAAAGAGGCAAAACCAGAGCCCAAAGTTGAAGAGAAGAAAGAGGCAAAACCAGAGCCCAAAGTTGAAGAGAAGAAAGAAACAAAACCAGAGCCCAAAGTTGAAGAAAAGAAAGAGGCAAAACCAGAGGCCAAAGttgaagaaaagaaagaaacaAAACCAGAGCCCAAAGttgaagaaaagaaagaaacaAAACCAGAGCCCAAAGTTGAAGAGAAGAAAGAGGCAAAACCAGAGCCCAAAGttgaagaaaagaaagaaacaAAACCAGAGCCCAAAGttgaagaaaagaaagaaacaAAACCAGAGCCCAAAGttgaagaaaagaaagaaacaAAACCAGAGCCCAAAGTTGAAGAGAAGAAAGAGGCAAAATCAGAGCCCAAAGttgaagaaaagaaagaaacaAAACCAGAGCCCAAAGttgaagaaaagaaagaaacaAAACCAGAGCCCAAAGTTGAAGAAAAGAAAGAGGCAAAACCAGAGCCCAAAGTTGAAGAGAAGAAAGAGGCAAAACCAGAGCCCAAAGTTGAAGAAAAGAAAGATACAAAACCAGAGCCCAAAGATGAACCCGAAGAAAATAAAAGCTCTTCTGTACCAGAGCCTAAGCCTCAAGAGAAGATTGAAAAAACAGAACCATCAAAAGAAGAATCACAGAAAAGTGCAAAAGTAGAACCAGCTAAACCAGATCCCACAACAACAGAGAAGGAGCCTGAGAAAACCACAGAAGTTAAAGAAAAAGTAACAGATCAAAGTAAAGAGAGTAAAAAAGAAACAAAGGATGAGACAACCGAAACAGTGAAAAAATCAGAAGCAAAGAAATCTGACCCAGAGCCTACAAAAAATCAAAAGGAAGAGGCAGCAGAAAAAGAACAAATTAGTAAAGAGTCTAAAAAGGAAAAGACTTCTGAAGTTAAAGATGAAACACAAGTTAAGAATGACAAAGAGGGAAAATCAGAGAAGTCTTCCAGTACTAAAGAGTCAAAGACAACAGACAAAACTAAAAAAGCAGAGGAATAA